The following DNA comes from Erigeron canadensis isolate Cc75 chromosome 3, C_canadensis_v1, whole genome shotgun sequence.
atgtgtttctagagagagagagagagaggaaagattgggattaagtgtgtgtaaaattacaggaatgaaatggaatgtattacaccccgctaaagcggaatattcgggatgcacagataagcacagtTGATTTCAGGATGGTACTTAATTTCACAATCATAATCACTCAGTAATTCCACCTAACGCCTTTGCCTCATGTTCAGTTCTTTCTGGTTGTACACGTGTTGCAAGCTCTTATGATCGGTAAAGATAGTACATTTAGTCCCGTACAAGTAGTGCCTCCAAATCTTGAGGGCAAAAACAACTGCTCCCAGTTCTAGATCGTGGGTGGTATAGTTCTTTTCATGCACTTTGAGTTGTCTGGATGCGTAGGCGATCACTTTGCctctttgcatcagtacacagCCTAGACCTTGATGTGAAGCGTCACAGTACACGACAAAGTCTTCGGTGCCTTCTGGTAAAGCTAGAATAGGTGCTTCACACAGTTTGTCTTTCAGGGTTTGGAACGCTCGCTCTTGTTGTTCACCCCAAATAAAGTCTTTGGTCTTTTGAGTCAATTGAGTCAAGGGTAACGCGATCTTAGAAAAGTTCTCGATAAAATGACGGTAATAGCCAGCTAATCCAAGAAAACTACGAACTTCAGTAGGAGCATTCGGAGCCTCCCACTTCTTAATGGCTTCAATCTTGGCCGAGTCGACATGAATGCCTTGATCATTTACGACGTGGCCGAGGAACTGTACTTGACGAAGCCAGAACTCACACTTAGAGAACTTAGCGTACAACTCTTCTTCTcgaagaagttgaagaataGAATGTAAATGTTGCTCATGATCAGTCTTGTTCCGAGAGTACACGAGTATGTCGTCAATAAACACGATCACAAATTTGTCTAAGAACGGACGATAGACACAATTCATTAAGTCCATAAAGATTGCTGGAGCATTAGTCAGACCAAATGGCATAAGGAGAAATTCGTAATGACCATAACGAGTATGAAAAGTTGTCTTTGGGACATCACCATCTTGAACACGAATCTTGTGGTAACCCGAACGTAGATTGATCTTAGAAAAGTACGAggcaccttgcaattgatcaaacagaTCGTCTATGCGAGGTAGAGGATACCGGTTCTTAACGGTTAGTTTGTTTAGTTCACaatagtctatgcacattctcattgaaccatctttctttttaacgaacAAGATCGGTGCTCCCCAAGGGGATGAACTAGGGCGAATAAAGCCTTTGCTCAAAAGTTCTTGCAATTGATTGaaagttcttgcatttcaggaggagctaaacgatacggtgctttagcgacTGGTACTGCACCGGGAACaagatcaatattgaactcgacttgtctaaCAAGTGGGATGCCTGGTAAGTTgtcaggaaagacatctggGAAGTCCCGaacaatggggatgtcttgaaCTTTAAGCTCTTTAGCACTTTTATCAATGACATGAGCTAGGTACACAAGATGATCTTTCTTGTCTAAGTACTTACGGAACTTCATGGCTGAGACGATTTTAAGTTCGTTCGTGGACTTATCACCTTGTACGATCAAGATCTCGCTATTCTGAAGCGGTATATGAACTGATTTCTCGTGACAACAAATAgtcgcgtggtgtttggataaccaatccattcccacgatTTCGTCAAAGCTACTAATCTCGACAGGGATTAGGTCAATCGTAAAGTTCTTGTCTACTAAGATCAAAGGACAGTCTAGAGCAATTTCATTAGTGCCGTTCTTATGGCCATTTGCGTACTCTACTACATACTTATCATTTAGTTTGCCAGTTTTCATGTCAGTCTTAGATTTAAAGTCTAATGCAACAAAGCTACGTTCAGCACCAGAGTCAAATAGTACGGAAGCATAATGTTCGTTCAAAAGAAAAGTACCTATCACAACCCGAGGGTTCTGACGAGCTTCCTCAGCGTTCAGAGCAAAAACACGGGCATTAGCAGGGCCTTGTTGGTTTTGCTTTTGCTGTTGCTGATGGTTCTAGTTCTGGTTTCTGGGCCCGCATGGGTAAGCAACACGCTGAACTTGGGCGTTCTGGGACTGATTCTGATTTCTTTAAACTGGTACAGTAGGTGGTAGTGGAGGTCTAGCATTTCTCATCTGAGGAATTTTGTTCACTGGCGGAGGATTAGTTCTGATCAAGTTCGCTGAGACAGCATTCCAGTACTTTGCCATGTGCCCAACACCTTGGCACTTATAGCAGACAGGACAGGCACCAGTGTGATGAAGGTTACAATGAGAGCACCTAGGATAAGCTCCAGAGTATCTTGTTGGTTCAGGTACTGCGGTCACCGCATAGTTCATCAAGATCTTCCCTTTCTTACTTGGGGGCTCAACCTTCTTTTCTACAACTTCTTTAGCCTTTCTCTTCCCCTTCTCAACATTCTCTGACAAGCCTCCAGATCTGATAATATCTTTAGTCAAAGTTTTAGCCAGTACAGTGGCTCTGGACATGGTCTTGGGGCCCTTACTGGTGAGGTCACGGCGGATCTCGGGAATCAAACCCCAAATGAAACGATAGATCTTCTTTTCCTCAGTAGAAGCCAAGTGTGGTACAAGTCTAGCAAGCTCATTGAATCTCAGAATATACTTCTCAATCTCTAATCCTTCCATCTTCAAATCCCAAAACTCTTGTTCTAACTCTTGCAAAGTATCTTTGGTACAGAACTCAgctctcatcatcttctgaagTTCTTCCCAAGAGTGAGCATAAGCGGTCTTCCTGCCAACAGTAGTGACGATGCCAGTCCACCAAGACCTAGCAGCTCCGTCAAACTGGCTGGTCGCATGCTCCACCATCTTATCTTCTGTAGTCTCTGTGTGGTACAGGGCTTCTTCCATGTTTTCAAACCACATCAACAGTTCAGCAGCACCTTTTTCCCCTGTGTAGACTGGGGGTTCCACTGAGTAAAGGTCTTGAACATACAATCTCTGCTTCGGGTGACTCTGCCCTCAGTAGCAGCTTGGGTGTTGATCTAGCTGACACCCTCTGAATCACTATGCACTTCCAGGTTCTGTTCAGGTTCTTCTTGAGCTTTCTTGCTCTGAGTGATTCTGGTGCCTTCAGTCAGTGGGATCTCTAACATCTAAGCAACTTGTGTAGCAAGGTTCGGCATTATCGCATTCATGCGGTCAGTGATGAGGTTCGCTACGTCTTCTAGAGTGAAGTTGACAGTAGCATTAGCACTTGGTTCAGGTTCAGCGGGTTCAACAACAGGTTCAACAGCGGGTGCAACTCTAGGTTTTCTTCCCCGTTTAGCAGGCATCCTTCCTTATATCTCCTGATAAGACGAAAATATGAACTCGATTACGTTTCGAACaagtgtaacaaccctcaaatttcgaGTAGGATAATTTACTTAGACTTTATCCCTAgagatttattaagagaatcgaccttttagacattcaaagcatagtgataattgccctatGGTATGGTGAGatgccttagaaataccatagatgactagctatcttagaaatgctataaccaataactataatcaatcAAGCCGATCTCAagctacatatattagttctaattgagcttgacaaaatgccaatgaatcaaaattttatttcaagaagttaagttatataaataataaggtaagactcacaagttgtgataacaatcataaatcttAGGAAATGTCCAACAATCTAAATCACCAAGCTAATTGAAGTACATTTGAATATagaaatataatgaccatcttacaATACATACTTATAAACTATTGTGTACATAAAATgagtttaaataataatgagCATATATACGTCTAACATGAGTAATGGTTTTTATAATAAAGAGCgaagtaacaaattaaaatacaaacgtacatgcatatgtatatacacgGCATGCATACTTACATACAAACACAACTTAACAAAGATATATACAAGCACTTAACTAAATTTACATCCAtccatacaaatatatttataaacttaggaaaaacaactacaaaattaaaaatacaaacttatatccatacatacacttcatacatcaaaaaaattcaaaatccccTCCAAAACACTACCCCAAAACCGGCCTCCCCCTTCCCAAAACAActcaaccaatcaaaaattAACTAGTCTCTTTATTCTTACACTTCCAATGCATGCTACACCCATACTTCACTCCAACTCACACTTTACACTCCCTAAACACTCCAACACTTCCCAATACACTTAATCtcttatttctctctcatttttctctcaaaaatctgcacattatcatcttcctctcttcatcatttttggttcaaagaaagcaacaaaaaggcaagaaaaatcaatctaaagttatactaataataagggtttttaaaggattaaacaagggttgattcaagatacttttaagggttattttaagCTTGGAATAAGGGTTATATAGAGCATAAaggccacgaaatttctgcccaaaTTCATCTCCAAAACCGAGTGCaagaagggtataaatcttcacctctttgtttaatctatcttgttcttgtatatactaaaagatctttatcaaagaccatgtttttctttgattttcttcttgaaaatacacttgatgaaggcaagttgatagaatcttcttcctcatgctcatgcatgttgaaatctagaagaaagattcaaggattcaactagtttaagacccaaaggtgttgtcatagattaaatagattttaaagtgattcttcctttgaaatatggtcatatttttatatattttgatgaatatatttctggagtttttcataaaaatatgtttttaagttgttgaattgaagatggataaagatttgttgttaaaatgatgagatgattacatgcatgcttagatttgcactagtttaatttggttttgatatgggacttgagatggatcttttaaggatgattgatgaacttgaaaatgattgaaatctgtatatttgatgttaagaaatacaaaataaagtaataattttgttagtgggaatctagaggttaaagcaagcaaacaaaaccattggtgggatgcattaaccaataaacattctgacagaatatgtcttctgtcttgtaacgaataaactgaacatttgaggacattttcaagaaaaactatcaaaataatagttgtagacaaatgagttaggattaacctccaactggaattactcaaatatactaaaccaaacgaaagatatgatttttctactgaaactggtcaaaactgtaattttgtatgaatattttataaactttaacaatttatatctcctaatccataaagttccaggaggtcatacttggtggaaagtaatttcaatgtgttgtgaacttaaaataaaattatgggatttttctaacaatcagaacatcaagaacttttataaaacatctgatgtcgcaagcagtgcccattcgggacagtttgtgtttggataatttttacggacaccaaacatcatctaaaaattcaccaaaattcacaaaaatactagatacatgtaagtcactgtgtaaaaatcatgaaggtccaaataattcgtcttgaccccaaaatagtagctatcatttcataaaaataaagtataaaacagaaaatttgtaagtaatcttataaatggcataatggactaggtaatgaactaagaaccataatgggctaaccaggcccaaataatgaacccataaggaacacaaatcagtaggcccacttgacccaataagccttatagcccaataaccactatgacccattatgcacctaacccaaataaggtaaagcccaataactaatgtaagcccaaaacatttaaaagcccatgacacttaaggcccaattgataatggcccataacacttaaacaaatttcatgagataagtgtaataaaaataaaacaaagataattaagtgagataggaataagtaattatgttaaccaagttatatactgatatcacaaatgctaattcgcgctaaaatcggttacacaacaaatgataacatagcttaatatgatatttctacatgataacctaagatgccaagtgaaaccacaaatgaagccaagttaccaaaaatctaacaacttataactacgcatgtaattaaagtaacctttttcaccatcaatcgttacaaccaaaacaatgtgaatgttagcaatatacttggattccacaattgatagcaacataatgaaagcggcatttctaagtgatggcttaagataggaacttacgtatattagtcctatcgtagggatagtcttggcttcaaaaatgatggaggaacataatggatatatggtcaaggaagctatagatgggaagtacccattttggatagatgagtataatatgcggcatatcaaggtgagtcatagccccctttcaaactcttttatgtgttttactttcggggtgaaaagcatgataaatgaaactactttctatatatgcaatgtttcttgaaagagagtttgttatatgaaatgattcttgatatatgagtatgaaatgataacaaaggatttatgtgatgagcttgagttctgtcaaaccgcggcgttcggtacactactatttactccgaaagtggaggcctgtagttagttagttgcgcaactaggtttcgtccgcccacccaaagcgtaccgttggaaggttggttgccttcgtgacaacatCCACTTccagtctggcccccgggtgttctaactaccttaagataatcgggcgtctccatggcacgacccattatcatcattgttattattattacggcacttgattgacagcttgtgctatgaattgaattattggattgtaatcggacttgaataaaatggtagtagtagtggctcaagcatttactcatcaaaattatgtaaattatgcctttatGGCTAAatgaatttgatattgaattatgcccttatggctaagtgaaattgatattaatattgttgataattggaaattgtttggacatacggattgggtatcgtccctcatatgatatcttgaaagacgttgaaattggtgatattgaaatgattttggtaaccgaatgattttggtatgatatacgattaatcgatttatatactttttctctcatgatgatttgacaaatgagaacctgaaattttactaaagattctccaagtcttgatatgacattatggtatttggaaacttgataacatgatatgaaaattttgtcgatcatatggtttggatatttcgaaatgtaatagaaatcagtttttctaagtattaaaacggtgatgtaccaagatttatataaaaacctatgcactcaccaactacgttttcgtagttgacactttttcttcatgcttttcaggaaataagcttaagcattgaggatttgtatgcttcatgattatttgcattgccctttggagtcaaagatcaaaccttgtgataggcaatggaatccgccttgatcattgtagtatactacttcatatgcttgttatttgtttcgtgaacttagtattcaagtacggtggacgcatttgtacttggaaattggttcacatgcttgtacatttgtaaattcttttatcaaataaaactatggtgaatgttatttataatcctttgttttgaatactcgactttctgtacatctcattgttctgccttagttggggtgttacaacaagTCTATAGCTCCAAGCACGTAGTACGTTAATAAGTGATCGTCATTAGCACAGTACATGAACAAGAACAGTCGTCGGTCGTACGATAAGGACCTATAGTCGTATAAGCTCTAAGGCCTATAAACGAAGCACTGGCACGTATGTCTTACAAGAACGGATGAACTATAAGAGAACGAATGAACTAAAACATGAACTAAAACTGATATGATCAAGAACGAGATTGCACGAAGTTCTTAATTGAGCTCTAAGAAATGGATAACACCTTCAATAACACACCTTGAGGTCCTAGGTGCTTTTATCGTAATTAtatgtagttgatcaggttacatcTAATTAGGATAAGAGTACCTGTGAtcgaattcagtaatggatcgatatcaaaatgatgttttgctctaaTACCACATGTAATTAACATGATTTGAGCctcgaattcacagattcaatggtggatttgtgtgtgtgtgttcttggtgttttagtatgtgtttctagagagagagagagagagaggaaagattgggattaagtgtgtgtaaaattacagaaatgaaatggaatgtgtaacaccccgctaaagcggaatatacgggatgcacagataagcacagttgcacacagtacaagttccaacacagccattacattaataaagaacagaagtacgattgttattacagaacataaatgaacttagaatAGTCAATGAACAAAAGACAGAACAAGTTGTCTTTAAATACCAAGTCTTGAACAGAACTAGCAAGggaagtcttcacagctcctgatcttgtacgctcgaacaatcgccaaatgaGATCAGCTTAAAGAGGAAGACTTCTATGCTAAAGATCTAtaagcctagcctgaaaagcatgtaagatcaaaaggtcaactacaaaagtagttggtgagattcacataatgtacttttagtttacatatacgtatatatgtctaatatgaacaagaacataaGTTTTGTAGGTTgaaccaatgtactttgtaGTAATAAGAACTAGAtcaagaactgcactttgaacataagtactttatgatAACATGAACTGAACAAGAACACATAGTGGACTTTAgatataagttgtcactgctaacccgattggccagaactgaactttaatgtaatagtatgctcatatagctcaagtacATCAAATAAGATTTATGTCAGAACAGAggacat
Coding sequences within:
- the LOC122591560 gene encoding uncharacterized protein LOC122591560, which codes for MPAKRGRKPRVAPAVEPVVEPAEPEPSANATVNFTLEDVANLITDRMNAIMPNLATQSHPKQRLYVQDLYSVEPPVYTGEKGAAELLMWFENMEEALYHTETTEDKMVEHATSQFDGAARSWWTGIVTTVGRKTAYAHSWEELQKMMRAEFCTKDTLQELEQEFWDLKMEGLEIEKYILRFNELARLVPHLASTEEKKIYRFIWGLIPEIRRDLTSKGPKTMSRATVLAKTLTKDIIRSGGLSENVEKGKRKAKEVVEKKVEPPSKKGKILMNYAVTAVPEPTRYSGAYPRCSHCNLHHTGACPVCYKCQGVGHMAKYWNAVSANLIRTNPPPVNKIPQMRNARPPLPPTNHQQQQKQNQQGPANARVFALNAEEARQNPRVVIGTFLLNEHYASVLFDSGAERSFVALDFKSKTDMKTGKLNDKYVVEYANGHKNGTNEIALDCPLILVDKNFTIDLIPVEISSFDEIVGMDWLSKHHATICCHEKSVHIPLQNSEILIVQGDKSTNELKIVSAMKFRKYLDKKDHLVYLAHVIDKSAKELKVQDIPIVRDFPDVFPDNLPGIPLVRQVEFNIDLVPGAVPVAKAPYRLAPPEMQELSINCKNF